One genomic region from Metallosphaera tengchongensis encodes:
- a CDS encoding cation diffusion facilitator family transporter produces the protein MRAFLGFLSAFVLLLTFSVLSRSATLASESIHAFFDLIVVYLTISASKRLNRRDSLYTYGMHRLEVLYSLLNVLVVVVGVVVGAFTSVIFLLLNVEDNPELLIISSLLAFLLSLFASTEEVKGELERGVRVHALLDSAVYLGGSLVGIAVALTHVFQLDPLSSLLMLAIVALLSEPNLRESVYTLMERSPVNVGEVESSLQPVLGNVHHVHVWSICPHMRVATLHAEDNPEITLEEMDRKREEAERVLREKFSITHVTIQFETKRRESDS, from the coding sequence ATGAGGGCTTTTCTGGGCTTCCTCTCAGCTTTCGTCCTTCTGCTAACCTTTAGTGTCCTGTCCAGGAGCGCCACATTGGCTTCAGAGTCCATCCACGCGTTCTTTGACCTCATAGTGGTATACCTGACCATAAGTGCCTCCAAGAGGTTGAACAGGAGGGACTCCCTCTACACTTACGGTATGCATAGACTGGAAGTCCTATACTCCCTCCTCAACGTATTGGTCGTAGTCGTGGGTGTAGTGGTAGGTGCTTTTACATCAGTGATATTCCTACTCCTGAACGTGGAGGATAACCCTGAGCTCCTCATCATCTCTTCCCTACTTGCCTTTCTTCTCTCGCTCTTCGCTTCTACAGAAGAGGTGAAGGGGGAACTTGAGAGGGGAGTCAGGGTGCACGCACTTCTGGACTCCGCAGTATACCTAGGAGGATCTCTCGTGGGTATTGCTGTTGCCTTAACTCATGTCTTCCAGCTGGATCCACTGTCGTCACTATTAATGCTGGCGATTGTTGCGTTATTGAGTGAGCCCAACTTAAGGGAGAGCGTTTACACGCTTATGGAGAGGTCACCGGTCAATGTAGGGGAAGTCGAATCCTCACTCCAGCCGGTCCTAGGAAACGTCCACCACGTCCACGTATGGAGCATTTGCCCCCACATGAGGGTGGCGACTTTGCACGCTGAGGATAACCCTGAAATCACGTTGGAGGAGATGGATAGGAAGAGGGAGGAGGCTGAGAGAGTGCTCAGGGAGAAGTTCTCAATAACGCACGTCACCATCCAGTTTGAGACCAAGAGAAGGGAGTCTGACTCGTGA
- a CDS encoding cupin domain-containing protein, protein MDYYISNVSKVEKKEVQINGSRGAYIQWLVTKDHGANYAVRKFTLEPKGVIPMHVHKYQETVVITKGECKVCVGDQSRVLKEGDFIFIDSDVKHAIVNGESKLEFFCIIDLPEDMSIKALGEGCE, encoded by the coding sequence ATGGATTATTACATATCTAACGTGTCTAAAGTCGAGAAGAAGGAGGTCCAGATTAACGGGTCTAGGGGAGCGTACATACAGTGGTTGGTGACAAAGGACCACGGGGCAAACTACGCTGTCAGGAAGTTCACCCTGGAACCTAAGGGGGTGATCCCAATGCATGTGCACAAGTACCAGGAGACCGTGGTCATCACAAAGGGGGAGTGTAAGGTGTGCGTGGGGGATCAGTCGAGGGTGCTTAAGGAAGGGGACTTCATATTCATAGACTCAGATGTGAAGCATGCGATAGTGAACGGTGAGTCTAAACTGGAGTTCTTCTGCATCATAGACCTGCCAGAGGACATGAGCATAAAGGCCTTGGGAGAGGGCTGCGAGTGA